The sequence ATATGTGAGTTTTACCTCGCATAATCGATGACATGTTGCTTTGGATCATATGCATGACGTGGTTTTACTTGTCTCACTATTATTTCTTGCATTTCCTGTCTCACGTATCCTgtcaacatatatttttttttttcctcaaaaaaaaacacggtcaatgagttattaatttatacattttattatttttgtctgacacctttttttttaatttattcattggtTACTATCTCATCGTAAATGATTATAtttgtagtaaaaattaattgacggaaaattttttaatttattgtgaaTTAGATAATAACCTTAGTTTGTCTATTGCAGAAACCCGACAGTTTGGCGAAGCTATATGAAATGGATGATTCGATAGAGCGAAGAAACTGGTTAGATAAACTAGTGGCATTCATGGAAGAGAGAAGAACACCGATAACAAGCTGTCCTACCATCTCCAAGAACCCCCTCGATCTATTTCGTCTTTACCTCTACGTGAAGGAAAGGGGGGGCTTCGTGGAGGTATGCAAGGTGCAGTGTAGTTCCATCTAGCCCTCGGTGTCttaatgtttttgtttttctaatcTGTGTTTTATGTTtgtgtttgttttttataatttttttttttgtaaattgttgtggtttttttatttatttatttatttattatttttttttttttttttttttttttttgattgttttgttttttctattgCTCGATGTACTATCCAAGGTATCTCTGTTGACGCGAGTCACTAGCATAGATGTCTTGGTAACGtgcttgttttttttattttttgtcgcaCGTTTGTTGTGCATGATAATCACTAGTTTTcacattttgttaaatttttattttttgaattgctagaaaaaaaaaaaaaaaaaaaaaaaaaaaaaaaaataatggatcTAACGTTGAtcatattttaaagaaatacaaaagtatcaaagataaaaattaaatttgatatcaagacaagttaagaaaaaacaaattgcttAACATGTTTTTCTTGAAGTAGTCGCTCAAGGTGTTTGGAAACACCGTGACACCTCAAACCCTGGGTGCTAAATGGAATTATTCTATTAATGAAAAGGAgatatagaaaattataatatcaaatacGGTTACGGTAATCTATTAAGATAATATCTagcatttattttcttcagctATGTTGCATGGAGAATATAATGCCGTATTTACTCTATGGAGCAATCATTTGTTGattctttaatataaatttaaaatcaacaatttaaattaatatttttaaacattttacacACTAAATGTATTGgtaaaattaaagtattgaCAATCGTGAATATTCCATAGAATAAAAGTTGGCTCATCGTTTTAATTGGGAAAAggatgtttaaaaaaatatatatatacacacatatatatatgcggaaaaaaaatttgatgaatcgATGAGTCGTAtgtaattttgattataatcCGTATGAATTAGAGAttgcaatttttaattgtcttgaTTGGAGattttgtgtaattaatttaaaaagtatgttttacttatgaaaaaatttaaataaatttttcataggtTACGAAAAACAAAACGTGGAAGGATATAGCAGGTTTACTTGGAATTGGTGCAAGCAGTAGTGCAGCTTACACGTTGCGTAAACACTACACGAAACATCTACTTCATTTTGAATGTCACTTTGATCGTGGTGGAGTAGATCCACAGCCAATTATCAATCAAGTTGAAGCAGGTTCAAAGAAAAAAGGTGCTAAAAGCACGGCATCTGTACCATCACcaggtaaattattaaaatttttaaattcacccgTATCATTAATCATTTACACAATCGTCATTCGCATAATCATCATTACTTTTTCTCGCAGGCTCGTCTAATTCCCAAGACTCTTTCCCTGCAGCTGGATCGAGTAGTGCATCAATGGATGGCTACGGTAATTATCAAGGCAATTATCAGGGTGGCAATCAAGGTGGTCCACCATCTGAGTACACACCTCCGCCACCCAGGCCACCAAGCCAAAGCAGCGCGCCTTCACCTCATCAaggtttatattttttatttatttattaaattaaaaatatttattgacttaaaatatttttaattattatccaaCTTAGGGATGCAACAGGGAAATTATCAGAGTGCGGGATCGTATCAGAATTATCCTCAAGACCAATATATACGACCACAAGCTCCTTCGATGGGTCAACAGGGGGAGTTTAATCAACCATACACACCGCGCTCGCATTATCCTCCGTACGTGCCGGATGCTGACAGGTATAGTATTATCTCATGTCTTAGTGTTTACCAATACTCGTCAAGTTATTGTGAGATGTGTCATACCAACTAATTGGATTCAATTGTAGGGGCTACCCCGGCGGTAACATTCCACCTAATAGTGCTGGGGGTCAAGACATGTATAATAGATATAGTGGAGGACAACAACCAACGGGTTATCCAGCTGGATCAACTCCTGTTGGCAGAAGTAGCAGTTACCCCGCCTCAACACCAAGTCATGGTGTTAATGCCCCACAACCACCATCCACAAGTCAGACCTCTTCACCTTCTCAGTCACCTGTCAATCCAACTTACTCGTGTCCACAGGATTATTATAGACAGGAGcaggtaattataattaccgTTAAATgccaatttaaataaaacatacattgatttaatttaactataaattattattagggTGGATATGGAGCACCTGCTGGAAGCCAAATGTACCCCGCTGGCGGAGCAACGAACAAAAATATGCCACCACCACCTCCGGGTCCAACGCAACCTAGACGTCATCCCGACTTTGCCAAAGATCAGCAGTATCCTCAATATAACCAGCCGCGGCCTCCTTATCcgggtaaatttatttaaaataatctattaattttaacttttttattttgtacaaaaactaattagtaattaaattttatgattattattattattgttttttttcacagGATGGCCAGGCGCAACTAATCAGTATAATCCCGGCAGTACGAACAACAGGGTACCTTATCCAAATCAACAACCTCCCCCGCAATCACCACAACAGCCACAACCACCACCTACGCAACCTCCAACCGTTTCAGCAAATACGGTCAGTCCAGTTGTTGTTGGTAATATAACCAACAATACTCCACAATGGGCTAGTCAACAACCAGCTAGACCATCTTCTCAGCCAAGTATAAATGCTATTCCTCATGCTCCACCACCATGGGACAATCGTTATTCACATCAACCCTCTTCTCTTTACCCATCACCTGGCTCGCATCAGGTGAGGGCTACGTTACTGGTtcgtgttatttttttatttatttttttcctttttatttaaatatatatacttttatttgtttattaataactataatttgaacttaaatataaataaaattgatttatttcaaacttcagAGTCAATTAAGTATGAATCCAATGATTAACCAACAGCCGACACCTAAAAGAGAAATGACATTCCCACCTGACAGCGTGGAAGCTGTTACACCATTATTGTACAAGAGACGTAAACTCACGCGTGCTGATGTCGCACCCGTTGAAGCTTGGCGAATTATGATGGCATTGCGGTCTGGACTGCTTGCCGAGAGCTGTTGGGCTCTCGATGTACTCAATATACTTCTATTTGACGATAGCTCagtaagtcatttttttttatttatttattttattctagttTCTCAATCCATTATTTATCCTCTGGCGTTTTTCTATTACTTAGCTTTGATATTTGTATGGCTATGTTGAAATCAGAGGAAAAGTACAGCAGTGTATTGCTTCGCGTTGCTCTAGTTAATTTTGAGTTTCACGAATCTCAAACCTGcaacaatattatatttataatttatattaataaattaatttttttttattttgttatttactttAGGTGAGTTACTTTGGTTTGACGAATCTTCCTGGATTATTGGATGTATTACTGGAGCATTTTTCACGTTCTCTTTCTGATATGTTTGATTCATCAACAACTGAAGAAGATCGTTGtggttttgataaaaatgctGATAGTCCTGAGGTTGATCTTGGTGCAGTATCACGTCCAATTGATGCTGAAGATCGTACAAAGTTACTTACTACCTCTAATTATACCTTCCTATCTCGACGTGGTCGACCAGTTAAAATGGTGCCTCGTGATGatgatatatttgtattaGATACTCGTCGACCGTGGGATCATACAGACGTTGAACCAGAGGGTGAACCCTGGCAAGTTGATCCAAAtgatacaaaatatattataacgtGTTTTCAATCTGAAATAGGTATGGCACCATTTGCAAGGCATTTAAGAGATGAAAAACCACCACTTTTACAAAAAGAAGTTGAACATACGGAGATTAAAGAGGAAAGTAAATTAGATGCGTTACCGGAAATTTTAGAATGCCACAATAAACCTGTTGAAACTACTGATAAGTTAAGGGAAAATGGTGAACGTAAACACCAAacggaaaaaaagaaaaaaacgaaAACGTTAAGTGATGTTCTTTCGAGGATAAAAAAGGAACCAGTGGAGATGAATGATCTGACAAGagaactttttgaaaaaaagaatgatGGTACCAAAAGAGATTGTGATCCTGAGAGTAAGCCAAACAATAACATGAGTGAACATAttgtattttcaaaatcaGATGAAGACTCGTCTTTTCCTACTCCCAATGGCCTCAGTGATTCTGCGAGTACGTTTGACTCAGAAAAACGTGAAATAAAAGTAGAAGAACCAGAACAAGAAAATGAGGATGATGCAAGTAGGATAACAACAATACAAACAACACCTGCTATtactacaacaacaacaacaactactactactactgcgACAACAACAACTACAACTTCCAGTACTgtaacagcagcaacaacaacaacaactactactactactactactgcaGAAGAAGAGGAAAATAAAGAGGGACCAAGATTAAATGTTCGAGATCCAGCTGGTACTCTCAAACGAAAACGGATAAGTGATTATGAAGATGAAAGTTATTCAAGAGACGAAGCGAGTCTTTATCTTGTTACCGAGAGTCAAGACAGTCTTGCACGACGTTGTGTTTGTCTCTCAACAATACTCCGTAATTTGACTTTTATTCCTGgaaatgaaattgaatttgCTAAAAATGTAACTTTTCTCAGCATACTTGGTAAGCTTCTTTTGCTGCATCATGAACATCCAGTGAGAACGCAAAAAACTAGAAATTATGATCGTGAAGAAGATGCTGATTTTGCAGACTCTTGTAGTAGTCTTCAAGGCGAGAATGAATGGTGGTGGGATTTTCTTTATCACATACGAGAAAATGTTCTTGTGATGGCAGCAAATATTGCTGGTCAAACAGATTTAAGTCAACATCCTGAAGAAATATCTCGACCTGTATTGGATGGACTTCTTCATTGGGCTGTATGTCCTGCAGCACATGGACAAGATCCATTCCCAACGGTAAATTTTACGAGCTCGCTGTCACCACAAAGATTAGCCCTTGAGGCATTATGTAAACTTTGTGTCACCGAGAGTAATGTCGATCTTGTTGTTGCTACACCACCTTACTCCAGACTTCAAAGACTCTGTTCAGTGCTAACGAGGTTGCTTTGTCGAAGTGAAGAACAAGTGTTACGTGAATTTggtgttaatttattacactTTTTATCGGCAGCTGACAGTGGAGTAGCACGAACTATTGCTCTTCAAACACCTTGCGTTGCACTTCTCGTCGCGTTTATTGAACAAGCTGAATCTAGTGCTCTAGGAGTTGCTAATCAACACGGATTAGCTGCTCTAAGAGATAATCCTGAATCAATGGGTACAAGTCTTGATATGCTAAGACGTGCAGCTGGTACATTATTGAACCTCGCGAGGCATCCAGATAATAGAACATTATTACTACAACATGAATCGCGTCTTCTAGCACTTGTTATGAGTCAAATACTTGATCAGCAGGTGGCTGCTATTGTTGCGCGTGTGTTGTTCCAATGCTCCAGGGGTACGTaacttatataattaaaatttaattaaactttaattaaatatttattgattgttTTAAATACACGCGTTTACATTTTAAACGGGTTATTATTATGGACAAAAGACATATAAATGTGTATTCGCGTGTAATGTTATAAGAAAGACAATTAACTgtcaagtaaattaattaagtgagTGAATATCGTGCCCCTATTATCGATGAACCTTCATCATTAAAGAGACattaatctttttattaattattaataatatatatcttgaaggtaaaataattaaagtgaaAACTAATTgtgtaatgaaataataatttttaaataaaattcctaCAATTTATCTGTGTCTGACAGTGCAGTTGTAGTTTTATAtcgagatattaaaaaaaaaataaagtaactaATGTTTAAAgaacatattaaataaataaataaattaattaataatgaatcattaataaaaaaaaagtaaataaaattataattataacaataattataaaaaataaaatgctaATTATTGGTGTTAGCATATTAGGTATAAAAATTGGTGTCATGTTCATCATTTATATACCTTCcaattgtgaaatttaaataatatcgaTAGTGTAAGATATTTCATAGTTGATGAAGAGactttaaaagtataaaacaGCGTatgcataataattataagtataataattataataatatattaatgatgaaaatgattaaaagaaaaaaattataaaaaagtggaaaaaaaaaaaaaaaaaaaagacccTACACAAATAAGTAAGAAATATTACCAACAATAAATCGCCACTGTCAACAAATGGTGCGACATTAAATAATGCTGATTAATAATGACGACTAAGGATTACGAGATACGCGAATgagaaagataaataaaaaaaaagaagatgaTTAAATGACTagaagacgaaaaaaaaaataaataataataataataataataataataataataataacaataataataaatacaatatacGTCAGCTgacgatttattataaatattacaatgatataatgcaaatttttatatttgcatGTTTTTGTGCTGTAATTAGCAAGTAATTAAGATATTTTGTAGATAACGTACACTTCCATTgaatcttattaaatttttttttgttgcatctGCAATATACAGCagctgaagaaataaaaaacgtgGGCACACTCAAAGAATCTACTAAAAGTCTCACCTTTAGcgaaaacaagaaaaaaaaaaaggaaatatcGCAGAAAGAAGTTAGCATTGACATTGTAAACAAGAGCAAGAGTGCGTAATAGTagagatttaataaaaaaatataataataattataaaaaaaaaaatgtaaacgagatattaaaaataatagaaagcGTGTAAGATCGGCGTGTTGTGCTTATATATAActatggacaaaaaaaaagcaaatacGATTCGATAAATGctgatttcataaataaaatattagaaaaataaatccgAATGGGTGATATGTCGTTAACACATAtgggtaataataataataataataataatattcatattgtTACGCGTTTGTGTGTTGAGagtcacaaataattaaatttacgcgTTACGCATATTAATGATGAAGAGAAGGAGGAGGTAAaggtgaagaaaaaaaaataaaaataaagaaaaaatattaaggaaAAGGAATAAAATAGATGGGTTATTTAGAAGGAACTCGCATCTGTGTATGTCTATTCTCGCGTGCTTAATTGATTCGTAGATAAAAGAGCgagagtgaaaaataaaagagagcaagagaaaataaattaacgcgACGAATGGAAATCGGTGTATAACTATTGGGGTATGGGGAATAAAATggtatttgtaaaaaaaataaaaataaaaaaaaaaaaaaaaaaaaaaaaaaaaataaagaaaaaaatgaaaaataaaaaaaaataaataaaaacatgaaaacaagaaaaacaagacataatttttaaaaaatcagctTTGTCaacttatgataaaaattaacagaaaaaaaaactattcaagTAATTCAGGGAAGTTGTAAGCAAAATGTTTAGTCGtgactttttgtttttactttgattatatttcttttaatttttttctgtttctgTTCCTGTCGTTTTCTCTTTCAATActgttgttaattaattaattgtataattCCGTTTGTCTttggtttattattattattattattattattattattattattattattattattattatggtaataattattattattcttcttCTGTAAAATAGGACTCataatgattatatttaagaCACAGATTTAAAGAGGAAACGAGAAAGTGAATGAATGTATTTGTTTATGTATGAAATAGGGAGAATgtaatgatacatttttattattgaatgaatttaaataataataaatataaataaataaaaaatagtagaaattttttttgcgaagATAAATaaaggtaaaataaataaaaaatactaaataatgtATGAATGTGTGAAATATGTATGTAGAAATCTATAATGATAACAAAGAGAAtcatgttatattttttttgtcgtaattgtttaaataattgactaaaactatcatttataaattttcttacattttattttatttttattttttttttttttgtgaattatacgacaaaaaaaagtgaaagacTTTGCGGGCTGTAGAAACTAAATCTTTGAtacacaattaaataattgtgaacatataaatatgatagagagataaaaatattgaaaaatgataaaaacatataaaatgGGCCAAGTGCTAGCTTTTATTTGCATATTTAATTGTCATGattgtatacatatagatgtacatttattacatatatgtatataattacgtaaagtatataaacacatacttaaatatatatacatatatattatatacacaaATACACATCTGACGATCTCTATCTTATTAGAAAGTTTGGCCAGCAATCAAGTACGTAGAttagtgttttatttttatttttttttaaagtcacacaatatattactattattattcatgTTTTGATTcaatgtcattaattttttgcctcatttaataacaattattaattactttttttgtcgttacattcatattttaatttttctaatcattGAATTATTTACCTGACCCCCTCCGcctcttcattattatttaaatgttgagatgaatattaattaatttatcattggGGAcatgtgatttattttttattaaaaaaacaaaaaatactgCGAGTAGttaacaacaaaataatatggCAATATTCGCCCATAAATAACGATCagtgaaaaagtaaataataacacAACACATACTTTCCCTGAACCTTGGCTTACTCCCCAGCCCCCCCAAAGTATCCTACTATATAGACATCTTGATACGTGTAgctcttaaattatttactttagttCGAGTGGAGATGCCTGTAAGTGTAATTTACTAAgactttttgtaaataaattatgaaataaactAGATGTACTTTATCCAGAAGTTAttgttattcaaattattattattaatcactggattttttttatcatttaaatcattaatgtttataaaattttctgtcactttttttttgtgttttatacaACACGATTTacagaattttatattaaatattatagaataaatatttcacatatacacaacatttaaaaatattttttataatgacaacaaattatttaatttatcatgctGATCTGTATCttgaatttatcatatttaatatcatggcagtatttattttttgactgagCCAATTCAGTGTCATGGTATCTTTACTCTCCAAATACCAGTCTGCAGTTGACTGTGatagaattttattctaaaatattattattatctagtatattataaattattattattattattttattttgtcataaaTTACCTGTGATACTTTATTCACATGAAGAACAAGTTTATTACCATCAACGACAGGTGGTTCAATCAATTCTTTTGTTTCAACTGACCATGCAACATGCCAGGATGCCCATATGCTACATCGTTTTTCCACAAGATAAATTttccttaaataaaattaatatttttaattatatacatatatatatatatatattatttgataataatagagg comes from Microplitis demolitor isolate Queensland-Clemson2020A chromosome 8, iyMicDemo2.1a, whole genome shotgun sequence and encodes:
- the LOC103573944 gene encoding trithorax group protein osa isoform X4; this translates as MAATQAESQQNDVKLNDTVKCTQKRAQLSGNSSSVSAKQQLDQEPADKVTRGAAQLLKYVNRGDGDSGFEMSQYREDISGHTTGEVKSPREVIQNPQESSGKPEPHEAPGHPGHPGHPYIGPNVPRDYSDEYAVKPTDYPGKPSNEYPGKQLDYHSKPPLNESERSHHSDMEDHYSTSKIEPRLAHIGPGPGGFPGQPRFLSGQSISQATGPTPTLNQLLQATTVHRFHANYPGIGPESYQQPWPMQRPPVVPPVYPQPGQRPSQTGSPRLHPGPGGPSSPTPMPYQPYTARYPSPARSHSPYGHHQINSYAAQAGHPPTLYPEQRGGWNQAGPPNAPPPPPNQANSSSQSPQRTLSQSPAPPPSASPQPQPAGQQQNYHNIQRSTTPNTQGIDSGELSGQNSNDSSNGPAGPGTPNSQGMRPTPSPTGSTGSRSMSPAVGQQNVQMPPRPSSSQSDGSGPARMSHSPMATQGGYQQPLGPSPHMHGYKLNSSGPGVPTGPGPTGLGGMGPMGSGMGYAAGGGGAGQPGGYPSQGPGGYPPPRPHMQFPQNYPPPTNSQPPPNNQYQPARPNNMVQYPSYPHKMGFNSVPPGMPPSPGPPQGYGSASGGGLVPPNAPGMGGSIGNMGPPTSSMGPPPPSPNHIGNQPGPPPPPPPPPGPPSGPMGHPHPPAATPPLNHEGSPMPPPSTTPNSHPAPAPTPTSQSSADLAAETSNDSGITTTASGTTAINVTSTSSGTVTSVITTGPDGTSIDEGSQQSTLSNASAASGEDPAFTPKTRKEIFNAYHSHPTTPQSTVPSPGAASINSVHEEYPDINSPSWPRTPASPVFNSHVPQDPYRSKKPDSLAKLYEMDDSIERRNWLDKLVAFMEERRTPITSCPTISKNPLDLFRLYLYVKERGGFVEVTKNKTWKDIAGLLGIGASSSAAYTLRKHYTKHLLHFECHFDRGGVDPQPIINQVEAGSKKKGAKSTASVPSPGSSNSQDSFPAAGSSSASMDGYGNYQGNYQGGNQGGPPSEYTPPPPRPPSQSSAPSPHQGMQQGNYQSAGSYQNYPQDQYIRPQAPSMGQQGEFNQPYTPRSHYPPYVPDADRGYPGGNIPPNSAGGQDMYNRYSGGQQPTGYPAGSTPVGRSSSYPASTPSHGVNAPQPPSTSQTSSPSQSPVNPTYSCPQDYYRQEQGGYGAPAGSQMYPAGGATNKNMPPPPPGPTQPRRHPDFAKDQQYPQYNQPRPPYPGWPGATNQYNPGSTNNRVPYPNQQPPPQSPQQPQPPPTQPPTVSANTVSPVVVGNITNNTPQWASQQPARPSSQPSINAIPHAPPPWDNRYSHQPSSLYPSPGSHQSQLSMNPMINQQPTPKREMTFPPDSVEAVTPLLYKRRKLTRADVAPVEAWRIMMALRSGLLAESCWALDVLNILLFDDSSVSYFGLTNLPGLLDVLLEHFSRSLSDMFDSSTTEEDRCGFDKNADSPEVDLGAVSRPIDAEDRTKLLTTSNYTFLSRRGRPVKMVPRDDDIFVLDTRRPWDHTDVEPEGEPWQVDPNDTKYIITCFQSEIGMAPFARHLRDEKPPLLQKEVEHTEIKEESKLDALPEILECHNKPVETTDKLRENGERKHQTEKKKKTKTLSDVLSRIKKEPVEMNDLTRELFEKKNDGTKRDCDPESKPNNNMSEHIVFSKSDEDSSFPTPNGLSDSASTFDSEKREIKVEEPEQENEDDASRITTIQTTPAITTTTTTTTTTTATTTTTTSSTVTAATTTTTTTTTTTAEEEENKEGPRLNVRDPAGTLKRKRISDYEDESYSRDEASLYLVTESQDSLARRCVCLSTILRNLTFIPGNEIEFAKNVTFLSILGKLLLLHHEHPVRTQKTRNYDREEDADFADSCSSLQGENEWWWDFLYHIRENVLVMAANIAGQTDLSQHPEEISRPVLDGLLHWAVCPAAHGQDPFPTVNFTSSLSPQRLALEALCKLCVTESNVDLVVATPPYSRLQRLCSVLTRLLCRSEEQVLREFGVNLLHFLSAADSGVARTIALQTPCVALLVAFIEQAESSALGVANQHGLAALRDNPESMGTSLDMLRRAAGTLLNLARHPDNRTLLLQHESRLLALVMSQILDQQVAAIVARVLFQCSRAAEEIKNVGTLKESTKSLTFSENKKKKKEISQKEVSIDIVNKSKSA